A region from the Saccharomonospora azurea NA-128 genome encodes:
- a CDS encoding aldehyde dehydrogenase family protein → MTDEVAKAVKECARAAKGAAPSLAGATDEAVDAALRGMADRLLAHRDDVLEANRQDVDAARKAGMSAGLLDRLTITDERLTEMADQLRLLASVPHPERTLPVSTLDGGLRLVERRRPVGVIGANYEARPNVTVDVASQLVKSRNAGVLRTGSAALGSATRLLDVVIRPALVEAGIDEHVVQLVPRAEREAAAELVALPDLVPLVILRGSGDSTRSLALTAAQHGVRTLAHADGGGVLYVDEKADHETVRSLVVASLDRLGVCNRLNLLLIHDAVHDDVWPVVSEALAERGVTPSLPPYEHAIGYEWALDSDREATVTVARVSGVAEAVRIANEETSGLAAGIATEDAATAEAFFDGYQGTGVFWNAPTRLLDGFKLLGVPETGINLDKVPGPRGPVTYTDLYVRQYAVLPAGR, encoded by the coding sequence GTGACGGACGAGGTGGCGAAGGCGGTCAAGGAGTGCGCTCGGGCGGCGAAGGGCGCGGCTCCATCGTTGGCCGGCGCCACGGACGAGGCTGTCGACGCGGCGTTGCGTGGCATGGCGGATCGGTTGCTCGCACACCGTGACGACGTGCTGGAGGCCAACCGTCAGGACGTCGACGCGGCCCGGAAGGCGGGGATGAGCGCGGGCCTGCTCGACCGGTTGACCATCACCGACGAGCGCCTGACCGAGATGGCGGACCAACTCCGGCTGCTCGCGAGCGTTCCGCACCCGGAACGCACCCTGCCTGTGTCCACGCTCGACGGTGGACTGCGACTCGTGGAGCGGCGTCGTCCGGTCGGCGTGATCGGAGCCAACTACGAGGCCCGGCCGAACGTGACCGTGGACGTCGCGTCGCAGCTGGTCAAGTCCCGCAACGCGGGAGTGCTGCGGACGGGCTCGGCGGCTCTCGGCTCGGCCACCCGCCTGCTCGACGTCGTGATCCGCCCGGCGCTGGTCGAGGCCGGTATCGACGAGCACGTCGTGCAGCTCGTGCCGCGTGCCGAGCGAGAGGCCGCCGCCGAACTCGTCGCGCTGCCCGACCTCGTGCCCCTGGTGATCCTGCGGGGCAGCGGGGACAGCACGCGGTCGTTGGCGCTCACCGCCGCCCAGCACGGCGTGCGGACCCTCGCCCACGCCGACGGTGGGGGAGTCCTGTACGTCGACGAGAAGGCGGACCACGAGACCGTTCGGTCGCTCGTGGTCGCCAGCCTCGACCGGTTGGGCGTGTGCAACCGGCTGAATCTGCTGCTCATCCACGACGCCGTGCACGACGACGTGTGGCCGGTGGTGTCCGAAGCGCTCGCCGAGCGTGGTGTCACGCCGTCGTTGCCGCCGTACGAACACGCCATCGGCTACGAATGGGCGCTCGACTCCGACCGTGAGGCCACGGTGACCGTGGCCCGGGTGAGCGGAGTGGCCGAGGCCGTCCGGATCGCCAACGAGGAGACCTCCGGGTTGGCGGCGGGTATCGCCACCGAGGACGCCGCCACCGCGGAGGCGTTCTTCGACGGCTACCAGGGCACCGGCGTGTTCTGGAACGCGCCCACGCGCCTTCTGGACGGATTCAAGCTGCTCGGGGTTCCGGAGACGGGCATCAACCTCGACAAGGTGCCCGGGCCGCGAGGTCCGGTCACCTACACCGACCTGTACGTCCGCCAGTACGCGGTACTCCCGGCCGGGCGGTGA
- the orn gene encoding oligoribonuclease yields MTDRLVWIDCEMTGLDLAKDALIEIAVLVTDADLNVLGEGVDLVIHADDDALANMPDVVRDMHARSGLTEEVRRSTMTIEEAEQRALAYIREHVPDPQSAPLAGNSIATDRGFIARDMPELDAHLHYRMVDVSSVKELVRRWYPRIYYAKPEKGLAHRALADIRESIGELEYYRRTAFVPLPGPSSEEARAAADEVLRNHKR; encoded by the coding sequence GTGACCGACCGTCTTGTCTGGATCGACTGTGAGATGACGGGGCTCGACCTCGCCAAGGACGCCCTCATCGAGATCGCCGTGCTCGTCACGGACGCTGACCTGAACGTGCTCGGCGAGGGTGTCGACCTCGTCATCCACGCCGACGACGACGCGCTGGCGAACATGCCGGACGTCGTCCGCGACATGCACGCTCGCTCGGGCCTCACCGAGGAGGTTCGCCGCTCGACGATGACCATCGAGGAAGCCGAGCAGCGAGCACTCGCCTACATCCGGGAACACGTGCCCGACCCCCAGTCGGCGCCGCTGGCGGGCAACTCGATCGCGACCGACCGCGGGTTCATCGCCCGCGACATGCCCGAGCTGGACGCCCACCTGCACTACCGGATGGTCGACGTGTCCTCGGTCAAGGAGCTCGTCCGCCGCTGGTACCCCCGGATCTACTACGCGAAGCCCGAGAAGGGCCTCGCGCACCGCGCGCTCGCCGACATCCGGGAGTCGATCGGCGAGCTGGAGTACTACCGTCGAACGGCGTTCGTGCCACTGCCCGGGCCGAGCAGCGAGGAAGCACGGGCGGCGGCCGACGAAGTGCTGCGCAACCACAAGAGGTGA
- a CDS encoding M50 family metallopeptidase, with product MNGVDVYGEPDNNVMLYAAGLGADTAGTVAIVTGVLALALVVVNRPWRFARNVVTIVHEAGHAMFAVLAGRRLQGIRLHSDTSGVTVSKGKATGPGMVLTALAGYPAPALLGLIFAWFVSAERLSVVLGIAAVLLLGVLVMVRNAYGVFSVVLSALVLGGIAVFAGPGVQAAFVYLIAWFLLFGAVRPLFELQVKRRRGAARDSDIDQLARLTALPAFLWLLVMGVLSGTCVVVGGMLLVDPAVGPELVFGAGS from the coding sequence GTGAACGGGGTGGACGTCTACGGGGAGCCCGACAACAACGTGATGCTGTACGCCGCTGGTCTCGGTGCGGATACGGCCGGCACCGTCGCCATCGTCACCGGTGTGCTGGCGCTGGCGCTGGTCGTCGTCAACCGGCCGTGGCGGTTCGCGCGCAATGTGGTCACCATCGTCCACGAGGCGGGGCACGCGATGTTCGCCGTGCTGGCGGGGCGTCGGTTGCAGGGCATCAGGCTGCATTCCGATACCTCGGGCGTCACGGTCTCGAAGGGCAAGGCCACCGGTCCCGGCATGGTGTTGACGGCGCTGGCAGGTTATCCCGCTCCTGCGCTGCTCGGACTGATCTTCGCGTGGTTCGTCTCCGCCGAACGGCTCAGCGTGGTGCTGGGCATCGCCGCCGTGCTACTGCTGGGTGTCCTGGTGATGGTGCGCAACGCCTACGGGGTGTTCTCCGTCGTGCTCTCCGCGCTGGTCCTCGGTGGGATCGCCGTGTTCGCCGGCCCGGGGGTGCAGGCGGCGTTCGTGTACCTGATCGCCTGGTTCCTGCTCTTCGGCGCGGTCCGGCCGCTGTTCGAACTGCAGGTGAAACGGCGTCGGGGCGCGGCGCGCGACTCGGACATCGACCAGTTGGCGAGACTGACGGCGTTGCCCGCGTTCCTCTGGCTGCTGGTCATGGGAGTGCTGTCGGGGACGTGCGTCGTGGTCGGCGGCATGTTGCTGGTCGATCCCGCCGTGGGCCCGGAGCTGGTCTTCGGGGCGGGGAGCTGA
- a CDS encoding 3-hydroxybutyryl-CoA dehydrogenase: MGDITRVGVVGAGLMGSGIAEVTARAGLDVVVVEADAAAAEAGRGRIEKSLARGVDKGKLSADERDAALARLTFSTELDACADRQLVIEAVAENEAVKLDVFGKLDAITGPDAILASNTSSLPITRLAMATQRPERVVGLHFFNPVPVQKLVELIPSLLTGDDTVEKASAFASDVLGKTVVKASDRAGFVVNALLIPYLLSAIRMVEAGHATPEDIDNGMVLGCAHPMGPLRLADLVGLDTTKAVAESMYEEYKEPLYAPPPLLQRMVEAGLYGRKSGRGFYDYTRGE; this comes from the coding sequence ATGGGTGACATCACGCGGGTCGGCGTGGTCGGCGCGGGCCTGATGGGGTCGGGCATCGCGGAGGTGACCGCGCGTGCGGGTCTCGACGTGGTCGTCGTCGAGGCCGACGCCGCCGCGGCCGAGGCAGGCCGGGGGCGGATCGAGAAGTCCCTCGCCCGGGGCGTCGACAAGGGCAAGCTCTCCGCCGACGAGCGCGATGCCGCCCTCGCGCGGCTGACGTTCTCCACGGAACTGGACGCCTGCGCCGACCGGCAGCTGGTGATCGAGGCCGTGGCCGAGAACGAGGCCGTGAAACTCGACGTGTTCGGCAAGCTCGACGCCATCACAGGGCCCGACGCCATTCTGGCCTCGAACACGTCCTCGCTGCCGATCACACGGCTGGCGATGGCGACCCAGCGACCGGAACGCGTCGTCGGACTGCACTTCTTCAACCCCGTTCCGGTGCAGAAGCTCGTCGAACTGATCCCGAGCCTGCTCACCGGCGACGACACCGTCGAGAAGGCCTCCGCGTTCGCCTCCGACGTGCTCGGCAAGACCGTCGTCAAGGCGTCCGACCGGGCCGGCTTCGTGGTGAACGCCCTGCTCATCCCTTACCTGCTGTCGGCCATCCGCATGGTGGAGGCCGGGCACGCGACGCCGGAGGACATCGACAACGGCATGGTGCTCGGCTGCGCACACCCGATGGGCCCGCTGCGCCTGGCCGACCTCGTCGGACTCGACACCACCAAGGCCGTCGCCGAGTCGATGTACGAGGAGTACAAGGAGCCGCTCTACGCGCCGCCGCCGTTGCTGCAGCGCATGGTCGAGGCAGGGCTCTACGGCAGGAAGTCGGGTCGCGGCTTCTACGACTACACCCGGGGAGAGTGA
- a CDS encoding DNA-3-methyladenine glycosylase family protein has product MRVEVEAHPEDGPAAVAQACRILSLDVDACGFPAVMSQDPVLARRVRAGPGLRPILFGSPWEAACWAVVCHRFRVTHADALVRRIAERRGRTLHVGGREVACFPSPGDLGELDASSGLSEAKRSRLAALADAALAGELDASTLRARPVAEALDAVRRLPGIGPFSAELVVGRGVGHPDLFPAAETHLTTALRRSYGLDGVEPVTVGDAWRPYRSWGAFFFREVPSDEQ; this is encoded by the coding sequence GTGCGCGTCGAGGTGGAGGCCCACCCGGAGGACGGCCCCGCCGCCGTCGCGCAGGCCTGCCGCATCCTGTCGCTCGACGTGGACGCCTGCGGGTTTCCTGCCGTGATGTCGCAGGACCCGGTGCTGGCACGCCGGGTTCGCGCCGGGCCCGGGCTGCGTCCCATCCTCTTCGGGTCGCCGTGGGAGGCCGCGTGCTGGGCCGTGGTGTGTCACCGGTTCCGGGTGACGCACGCCGACGCTCTCGTGCGCCGGATCGCCGAACGCCGGGGTCGGACGCTTCATGTCGGGGGCCGTGAGGTGGCGTGCTTCCCGTCGCCGGGGGATCTCGGTGAGCTCGATGCGTCCTCCGGCTTGTCGGAGGCGAAGCGGAGCAGGTTGGCCGCCCTCGCCGACGCGGCGCTCGCGGGCGAACTCGACGCGAGCACGCTGCGCGCTCGTCCGGTGGCCGAGGCGCTCGACGCGGTGCGACGGTTGCCCGGCATCGGACCGTTCTCCGCGGAGCTCGTGGTCGGACGTGGGGTGGGGCACCCCGATCTCTTTCCCGCAGCGGAGACGCATCTCACCACGGCGTTGCGCCGGTCGTACGGCCTCGACGGTGTGGAGCCGGTCACGGTCGGGGATGCGTGGCGGCCGTATCGGAGCTGGGGCGCCTTCTTCTTCCGGGAGGTACCGAGCGACGAACAGTAG
- a CDS encoding NAD(P)H-dependent flavin oxidoreductase yields MVHTRFCDVFGVDYPIVQGGMQWVGRAELVSAVAEAGGLGFLTALTQPTPEALADEIRRCRELTDKPFGVNLTILPAITPPPYAEYRDAIIESGVRIVETAGANPAEHLPVFRAAGVKVLHKCTSVRHAVKAEELGVDAVSIDGFECAGHPGEDDIGGLVLIPATAQRLDIPIIASGGFADARGLVAALALGADGINMGTRFLATREAPVHENVKRRLVEATELDTELIFRPLRNTARVAGNAISRKVVSILDEGGRFEDVRPLVAGARGRAVFEQGDLDEGIWTAGIVQGLIDDIPTVAELIERMVAEARELIEGRLTALVRG; encoded by the coding sequence TTGGTGCACACCAGGTTCTGTGACGTCTTCGGTGTCGACTACCCGATCGTGCAGGGTGGGATGCAGTGGGTCGGCCGTGCCGAACTCGTCTCCGCGGTCGCCGAGGCCGGTGGCTTGGGCTTCCTGACCGCCCTGACACAGCCGACGCCCGAAGCGCTCGCCGACGAGATCAGGCGTTGCCGCGAGCTGACCGACAAGCCGTTCGGCGTGAACCTCACGATCCTGCCCGCCATCACCCCTCCGCCGTACGCGGAATACCGCGACGCGATCATCGAGTCCGGCGTGCGGATCGTGGAGACGGCCGGAGCGAACCCCGCCGAGCATCTGCCCGTGTTCCGCGCGGCGGGCGTGAAGGTGCTGCACAAGTGCACGAGTGTCCGCCACGCCGTGAAGGCGGAGGAGCTCGGTGTGGACGCCGTGTCCATCGACGGGTTCGAATGCGCGGGCCACCCGGGCGAGGACGACATCGGCGGGCTCGTGCTCATTCCCGCGACGGCCCAGCGGCTCGACATCCCGATCATCGCCTCGGGCGGGTTCGCCGACGCGCGGGGACTCGTGGCCGCGCTCGCCCTCGGCGCCGACGGGATCAACATGGGGACGCGCTTCCTCGCGACGAGGGAGGCACCGGTGCACGAGAACGTCAAGCGCCGGCTCGTGGAGGCGACCGAATTGGACACCGAACTCATCTTCCGCCCGTTGCGGAACACGGCCCGGGTCGCCGGCAATGCGATCAGCCGGAAGGTCGTGAGCATCCTCGACGAGGGTGGGCGGTTCGAGGACGTGCGCCCCCTCGTGGCCGGTGCGCGTGGGCGGGCGGTGTTCGAGCAGGGCGACCTGGACGAAGGCATCTGGACGGCTGGAATCGTGCAGGGACTCATCGACGACATCCCCACGGTCGCCGAACTGATCGAGCGGATGGTCGCCGAAGCACGGGAGCTCATCGAGGGCAGGCTGACGGCTCTCGTGCGCGGCTGA
- a CDS encoding adenylate/guanylate cyclase domain-containing protein: protein MTASSGGLSPELERVLLGGPRRYTRLEVAARAGVSPDRSQALWRALGFATVGDDEVVFTDADVEAMRMTDRLIDDGVLDQDLETAVARAIGLHMSRLAEWQAELLRALLADHPHLAGTPDEVSALIERLLPRLRHVHDFVWRRHLAANAGRALAAGEQLEERTQVVGFVDLVGYTRMVRRIDEAELSDILERFESLATGLVADHHGHVVKLIGDEVLFVCSDPTDAAEIALSLAEAASADDLLPAVRGGLASGRVLSRFGDVYGSVVNLASRLTSIARPGTVLVNASLAETLDGEPGFRVRSLRSVPVSGFPRVRPAVLRRAAQRLA, encoded by the coding sequence GTGACCGCGTCGAGCGGCGGGCTGTCGCCCGAGCTCGAACGCGTGTTGCTCGGAGGGCCGCGCCGGTACACGCGCCTGGAGGTCGCCGCACGCGCCGGGGTGTCCCCCGACCGTTCGCAGGCGTTGTGGCGAGCGCTCGGCTTCGCCACCGTCGGAGACGACGAGGTGGTCTTCACCGACGCCGACGTCGAAGCGATGCGGATGACCGACCGGTTGATCGACGACGGAGTTCTGGACCAGGACCTGGAGACCGCCGTCGCGCGGGCCATCGGTCTGCACATGTCGCGGCTGGCCGAGTGGCAGGCGGAGCTGTTGCGGGCGCTGCTCGCCGATCACCCGCACCTCGCCGGGACTCCCGACGAGGTCTCCGCGCTCATCGAGCGTCTGCTGCCGCGCCTGCGGCACGTGCACGACTTCGTCTGGCGCCGCCACCTGGCCGCCAACGCCGGGCGGGCACTGGCGGCGGGTGAACAGCTGGAGGAGCGCACGCAGGTCGTGGGGTTCGTCGATCTCGTCGGCTACACCCGCATGGTGCGACGCATCGACGAGGCCGAGCTCAGCGACATCCTCGAACGGTTCGAGTCACTCGCCACCGGCCTGGTCGCCGACCACCACGGGCACGTCGTCAAGCTCATCGGCGACGAGGTGCTGTTCGTGTGCTCGGATCCGACGGACGCCGCCGAGATCGCCTTGTCCCTGGCCGAGGCCGCGAGCGCCGACGACCTTCTGCCCGCGGTCCGCGGTGGTCTCGCGTCCGGTCGCGTGCTCAGCCGCTTCGGCGACGTCTACGGATCGGTGGTGAACCTCGCGAGCCGACTCACCTCGATCGCGCGCCCCGGGACCGTCCTCGTCAACGCCTCGCTGGCGGAGACCCTCGACGGCGAGCCCGGGTTCCGGGTGCGCTCCCTGCGGTCGGTGCCCGTGTCGGGTTTCCCCCGTGTGCGACCGGCGGTGCTCCGCCGCGCCGCTCAGCGGCTCGCGTGA
- a CDS encoding acyl-CoA dehydrogenase family protein, producing the protein MYQLPEEHEELRAAVRALAEKEIAPHATEVDEQERFPDEALTALTAAGFNAVHIPEEYSGQGADAVAACIVIEEVARVDASASLIPAVNKLGTQPILLAASEELKRTVLPSIAEGDALASYALSEREAGSDTASMRTRAQRDGDHWVLNGTKCWITNAGMSTWYTVMAVTDPNAEKKARGISAFVVHKDDPGFSVGPKEKKLGIKGSPTREIYFENCTIPENRIIGEPGTGLKTALRTLDHTRPTIGAQALGIAQGALDAAVEYVKDRKQFGQAISEFQGVQFMLADMAMKIEAARHMVYASAAATERGDARAGFLASAAKTYASDVAMEVTTDAVQLFGGAGYTRDFPVERMMRDAKITQIYEGTNQVQRMVMARHLLKG; encoded by the coding sequence ATGTACCAGTTGCCGGAGGAGCACGAGGAGCTCCGCGCCGCCGTTCGAGCGCTGGCCGAGAAGGAGATCGCCCCGCACGCGACCGAGGTCGACGAGCAGGAGCGCTTCCCCGACGAGGCGCTGACGGCGCTGACCGCCGCTGGGTTCAACGCCGTGCACATTCCCGAGGAGTACTCGGGTCAGGGCGCGGACGCTGTCGCGGCCTGCATCGTCATCGAAGAGGTCGCGCGGGTCGACGCCTCCGCGTCACTCATCCCCGCTGTGAACAAGCTCGGCACACAGCCGATCCTGCTCGCGGCGTCGGAGGAACTGAAGCGGACCGTGCTGCCGTCGATCGCCGAGGGCGACGCCCTGGCGTCGTACGCGCTGTCGGAGCGCGAGGCCGGCTCCGACACGGCGTCGATGCGGACTCGCGCCCAGCGCGACGGCGACCACTGGGTGCTCAACGGCACCAAGTGCTGGATCACCAACGCCGGTATGTCGACCTGGTACACGGTGATGGCCGTGACGGATCCGAACGCGGAGAAGAAGGCACGCGGCATCTCGGCCTTCGTCGTGCACAAGGACGACCCCGGGTTCTCGGTCGGCCCGAAGGAGAAGAAGCTCGGTATCAAGGGTTCGCCTACCCGCGAGATCTACTTCGAGAACTGCACGATCCCCGAGAACCGGATCATCGGTGAGCCCGGGACGGGACTGAAGACGGCGCTGCGGACGCTCGACCACACGCGCCCCACGATCGGTGCACAGGCGCTCGGCATCGCCCAGGGCGCCCTCGACGCCGCGGTCGAGTACGTGAAGGACCGCAAGCAGTTCGGCCAGGCCATCAGCGAGTTCCAGGGCGTGCAGTTCATGCTCGCCGACATGGCGATGAAGATCGAGGCCGCGCGGCACATGGTGTACGCGTCGGCGGCGGCCACCGAGCGGGGTGACGCGCGGGCGGGCTTCCTCGCGAGCGCCGCCAAGACCTACGCCTCGGACGTGGCCATGGAGGTCACGACCGACGCCGTGCAGCTGTTCGGCGGCGCGGGCTACACCCGGGACTTCCCCGTGGAGCGCATGATGCGCGACGCCAAGATCACACAGATCTACGAGGGCACGAACCAGGTTCAGCGCATGGTGATGGCCCGTCACCTGCTGAAGGGCTGA
- a CDS encoding L,D-transpeptidase encodes MSWRKRVVMVSRTRGLSTRTSGLWGALLLVVAVVAGCSSAAETGSTGESAATTTEAPKPALLALSVSDGDDDVEPRRPITVNVEHGTITAASLIGKHGTHVEDELRSDGTSWTTTEPLGYGKTYTLTVEATGDDGAKISEESTFTTATPARTVAVSINVWDDETVGVGMPLIFDFTGSVPDKDAAENALDIAAEPATEGDFRWFGDTRVIWRPKEYWKPGTKVSIDAGVYGTNLGDGTYGVEDRSVDFTVGDELVAVADGRDHTMTVSINGKKVKTLPISMGKPSSPTPAGTYTVMSEHHGYTMDSSTYGVPVDSATGYRTYVDYAVRLSNSGIFYHSAPWSLGDQGNNNVSAGCINLSTENAAWLMGKTKRGDVFTVERSGGPELEPTDGWSVWQLSWEEWQS; translated from the coding sequence ATGTCGTGGCGGAAACGGGTGGTGATGGTGTCGCGTACACGTGGCTTGTCGACACGGACGAGTGGACTCTGGGGTGCGCTCCTCCTGGTCGTCGCTGTCGTGGCGGGGTGCTCCTCGGCCGCTGAGACCGGCTCGACGGGTGAGTCCGCCGCGACGACCACGGAGGCCCCCAAACCGGCTCTGCTCGCGCTCTCGGTGTCCGACGGCGACGACGACGTCGAACCACGCCGCCCCATCACGGTGAACGTCGAGCACGGAACCATCACCGCGGCCTCGCTGATCGGCAAGCACGGCACGCACGTCGAGGACGAACTCCGGTCGGACGGCACGTCGTGGACGACCACCGAACCGCTCGGCTACGGCAAGACCTACACGCTCACCGTCGAGGCGACGGGCGACGACGGCGCGAAGATCAGCGAGGAGTCGACGTTCACCACCGCCACCCCGGCCCGCACGGTCGCCGTGTCGATCAACGTGTGGGACGACGAGACCGTCGGCGTCGGCATGCCGCTCATCTTCGACTTCACCGGCTCCGTCCCCGACAAGGACGCCGCCGAGAACGCGCTCGACATCGCCGCCGAGCCGGCGACGGAGGGTGACTTCCGCTGGTTCGGAGACACCCGGGTGATCTGGCGCCCGAAGGAGTACTGGAAGCCGGGCACGAAGGTCTCGATCGACGCGGGCGTCTACGGCACGAACCTCGGCGACGGCACCTACGGCGTGGAGGACAGGTCCGTCGACTTCACGGTGGGCGACGAGCTCGTCGCGGTCGCCGACGGCCGCGACCACACCATGACGGTGTCGATCAACGGCAAGAAGGTGAAGACGTTGCCCATCTCGATGGGCAAGCCAAGCAGCCCCACGCCGGCGGGCACGTACACCGTCATGAGCGAGCACCACGGCTACACGATGGACTCCAGCACCTACGGCGTCCCGGTGGACAGCGCGACGGGATACCGGACGTACGTCGACTACGCCGTGCGGCTGTCGAACAGCGGCATCTTCTACCACTCCGCGCCGTGGTCGCTGGGCGATCAGGGCAACAACAACGTCAGCGCGGGATGCATCAACCTGTCGACGGAGAACGCCGCGTGGTTGATGGGCAAGACGAAACGCGGGGACGTGTTCACGGTCGAGCGCAGTGGCGGCCCCGAGCTGGAACCCACGGACGGCTGGAGCGTGTGGCAGCTGTCGTGGGAGGAGTGGCAGAGCTGA
- a CDS encoding DEAD/DEAH box helicase, giving the protein MVAITAESHNGLEASDSGSTSAFGELGLRPELLTALSDLGYEEPTPIQRAAIPPLLDGADVVGQAATGTGKTAAFSLPVLHRIADVEQRGVAPSALVLVPTRELAAQVCEAMYRYGHRLGIRVVPVYGGQPMGRQLRSLETGVDVVVATPGRALDHLSRGSLDLSTLRMVVLDEADEMLDMGFAEDIDAILERTPDDRQTMLFSATMPPRIAGLVRRYLREPRRIELSRAESMSEDAASVTQAAYVVPRGHKPAALGRVLDIEAPEAAVVFCRTREEVDRLTETMNARGYRAEALHGGMDQTQRQRVVGRLRAGTADLVVATDVAARGLDIDQLTHVVNYDVPSAPEVYVHRIGRVGRAGREGSAITLAEPREHRMIKTIERVTGHTIPVRKLPTVADLRARRLELTRAALRETLAEADDLDTYRVVVEPLSEEFDVVEIALAAVKLAHKAEGTADDDNEIPEVELRPRDDFRGRRDAKGHGPRDKRGGRRPSGGMTRLFVGLGRRAGVRPQDLVGAIAGESELRGKDVGAIEIADKFSLVDVPDTAADHVITALRDSSIKGRKVIVRRERHASR; this is encoded by the coding sequence ATGGTCGCCATCACGGCGGAATCGCACAACGGCCTCGAGGCGTCCGACTCCGGTTCGACCTCCGCCTTCGGCGAGCTCGGGCTGAGGCCGGAGCTGCTGACGGCGCTGTCGGATCTCGGCTACGAGGAGCCGACGCCCATCCAGCGGGCCGCGATTCCTCCGTTGCTCGACGGCGCCGACGTCGTCGGCCAGGCGGCCACGGGCACCGGTAAGACGGCGGCGTTCTCGCTGCCGGTGCTGCACCGCATTGCGGACGTCGAGCAGCGGGGAGTCGCGCCGAGCGCACTCGTGCTCGTGCCCACCCGTGAACTCGCGGCGCAGGTGTGCGAGGCGATGTACCGCTACGGGCATCGCCTCGGAATCAGGGTCGTCCCCGTCTACGGTGGGCAACCAATGGGACGTCAGCTCCGCAGCCTGGAGACCGGGGTGGACGTCGTCGTGGCCACCCCGGGAAGGGCGCTCGACCACCTGTCCCGTGGCTCGCTCGACCTGTCGACGCTGCGCATGGTCGTGCTGGACGAGGCCGACGAGATGCTCGACATGGGTTTCGCCGAGGACATCGACGCGATCCTGGAGCGCACGCCCGACGACCGGCAGACCATGCTGTTCTCGGCCACGATGCCTCCGAGGATCGCCGGTCTCGTCCGTCGCTACCTCCGCGAGCCGCGGCGGATCGAGCTGTCGAGGGCCGAGTCGATGAGCGAGGACGCCGCCTCGGTCACGCAGGCCGCCTACGTGGTTCCCCGAGGACACAAGCCCGCCGCACTCGGCCGGGTCCTCGACATCGAGGCTCCGGAGGCCGCGGTCGTCTTCTGCCGCACGCGCGAGGAGGTCGACCGGCTCACCGAGACCATGAACGCCCGCGGCTACCGGGCCGAAGCGCTCCACGGCGGCATGGACCAGACCCAGCGTCAGCGCGTGGTGGGCCGGCTGCGCGCCGGGACGGCCGACCTCGTGGTCGCCACCGACGTCGCCGCCCGCGGGCTGGACATCGACCAGCTCACCCACGTCGTGAACTACGACGTGCCGAGCGCGCCCGAGGTGTACGTGCACCGCATCGGCCGTGTCGGGCGTGCCGGACGCGAGGGCAGCGCCATCACCCTCGCCGAGCCGCGCGAACACCGCATGATCAAGACCATCGAGCGGGTCACCGGCCACACCATTCCCGTGCGCAAGCTGCCGACGGTGGCCGACCTGCGTGCGCGTCGGCTGGAGCTGACGCGCGCGGCGCTGCGGGAGACGTTGGCCGAGGCCGACGACCTCGACACCTACCGCGTGGTCGTGGAACCGCTGTCGGAGGAGTTCGACGTCGTCGAGATCGCTCTCGCCGCCGTCAAGCTCGCGCACAAGGCCGAGGGCACCGCGGACGACGACAACGAGATCCCCGAGGTGGAGCTACGACCCCGGGACGACTTCAGGGGACGTCGCGACGCGAAGGGCCACGGCCCCCGGGACAAGCGAGGCGGCCGTCGCCCCAGTGGCGGGATGACACGGTTGTTCGTCGGCCTGGGACGCAGGGCGGGCGTTCGCCCTCAGGACCTCGTGGGCGCCATCGCCGGCGAGTCGGAGCTGCGCGGCAAGGACGTCGGGGCCATCGAGATCGCCGACAAGTTCTCGCTGGTCGACGTGCCCGACACCGCGGCGGACCACGTCATCACGGCGTTGCGGGACAGCAGTATCAAGGGCCGCAAGGTGATCGTCCGCCGCGAACGTCACGCGAGCCGCTGA
- a CDS encoding nuclear transport factor 2 family protein, with protein sequence MTGMQLLKWENDRIVEEWGSFDLFGRLRQRGVLPERAEQRR encoded by the coding sequence ATGACCGGCATGCAGCTGCTCAAGTGGGAGAACGACCGCATCGTCGAGGAGTGGGGAAGCTTCGACCTGTTCGGTCGGCTGCGGCAGCGGGGCGTCCTCCCCGAACGCGCCGAGCAGCGGCGGTGA